In Arthrobacter sp. B3I9, the following are encoded in one genomic region:
- a CDS encoding hemolysin family protein, with product MEWFLLAAGLLLILGTGFFVAVEFSLVALDQASVQRAVDDGDTAAVPLLKCLKSLSTQLSSCQLGITMTTLLTGYVMEPSVGKLLEGPLTALGFPEAAAISLSLVVAMALATLLSMLIGELVPKNMAISLSFQIGKAVARPQLIFTAIFKPAIVLLNGFSNKVLNVFGLEAKEEISGARTPAELASLVRRSAAMGTLDAGTANFVARTLQFSSRTAADVMTPRIRVETIDGDQPVADIVEAARRTGYSRFPVIGESSDDIRGVVHIKKAIAVPPARRAKLEAGAIMTEVLRVPETIHLDALLAELREGNLQLAVVLDEYGGTAGIATLEDLVEEIVGEVADEHDKVRPGLLQSASGDWYFPGLLRPDELSEQVPGLSVPDEAAYETVGGYVMSKLGRIAAVGDTIDVGGGTLSVTRMDGRRIDRICFRPARDSGAEHGDSQKSGQVGAA from the coding sequence ATGGAGTGGTTCCTGCTCGCAGCCGGCCTGCTGCTCATCCTTGGCACCGGCTTCTTCGTAGCGGTTGAGTTCTCCCTGGTCGCTTTGGACCAGGCCTCCGTCCAGCGTGCCGTGGACGACGGCGATACCGCCGCGGTGCCGCTGCTCAAATGCCTTAAATCACTATCGACCCAGCTGTCCAGCTGCCAGCTCGGCATCACCATGACCACGCTGCTCACCGGCTACGTCATGGAACCGTCCGTCGGGAAGCTGCTTGAGGGGCCCCTGACCGCGCTCGGATTCCCGGAGGCAGCAGCAATTTCGCTGTCCCTGGTGGTCGCGATGGCCCTCGCCACACTGCTGTCGATGCTGATCGGCGAGCTCGTGCCCAAGAACATGGCCATCTCGCTGTCCTTTCAGATCGGCAAGGCGGTAGCGCGTCCGCAGCTGATCTTCACGGCCATTTTCAAGCCCGCCATCGTGCTCCTCAACGGTTTCTCCAACAAGGTCCTGAACGTCTTCGGACTCGAGGCCAAGGAGGAGATTTCGGGCGCCCGCACACCGGCGGAACTGGCGTCGCTGGTGCGCCGTTCCGCGGCGATGGGAACACTGGACGCGGGGACCGCCAACTTCGTCGCCCGGACCCTGCAGTTCTCCTCACGGACCGCCGCAGACGTGATGACCCCGCGCATCCGCGTGGAAACGATTGACGGGGACCAGCCGGTCGCCGACATCGTCGAAGCCGCGAGGCGCACGGGGTATTCCCGCTTTCCCGTCATCGGTGAGTCCTCGGACGACATCCGTGGCGTGGTCCACATCAAGAAAGCCATTGCCGTTCCCCCTGCCAGGCGGGCAAAGCTGGAGGCCGGAGCGATCATGACCGAGGTGCTGCGGGTACCGGAGACCATCCACCTCGACGCCCTGCTGGCCGAACTGCGCGAAGGCAACCTGCAGCTGGCCGTGGTCCTCGACGAATACGGCGGCACTGCCGGCATCGCCACCTTGGAGGACCTGGTGGAGGAAATTGTCGGGGAAGTCGCGGATGAACACGACAAGGTCCGGCCGGGACTGCTGCAGAGCGCCTCGGGGGACTGGTACTTCCCGGGCCTGCTCCGGCCCGATGAACTGTCGGAGCAGGTCCCCGGATTGTCTGTTCCCGACGAGGCTGCCTACGAAACCGTGGGCGGCTACGTCATGAGCAAGCTGGGCCGCATCGCGGCCGTCGGGGACACCATCGACGTCGGCGGCGGAACACTCAGTGTGACCCGCATGGACGGACGCCGGATCGACCGGATCTGCTTCCGGCCTGCCCGCGACAGCGGGGCGGAGCACGGGGACAGCCAAAAGTCCGGCCAGGTAGGTGCCGCATGA
- a CDS encoding hemolysin family protein yields MSDWGGILWLVVLLIGNAFFVAAEFAVMSARRSQIEPLAEAGSKPAQTALRAMENVSLMLACSQLGITVCSLLILQVAEPAIHHLLAVPLEAVGMPMEIADVVAFAVALLVVTFLHVTFGEMVPKNISVSVADKAALLLAPPLMFIAGLVKPVIVALNWSANHILKLMRIEPKDEVTSSFTLEEVQSIVQESTRHGLVDDDAGLITGALEFSAQTASRVMVPLEKLVMLKAATTPAEFEKAVSRTGFSRFPMLDDDGMLSGYLHIKDVLSIPDGAYHQPIAESRIRSLANLAMDDEIEEAMSVMQRTGSHLARVIGPDGKTQGVLFLEDVIEELVGEIRDATQATGYRRLGQD; encoded by the coding sequence ATGAGTGACTGGGGAGGAATTCTCTGGCTCGTCGTCCTGCTGATTGGCAATGCCTTCTTCGTGGCAGCCGAGTTTGCGGTCATGTCCGCCCGGCGCAGCCAGATCGAACCGCTCGCCGAGGCCGGGTCCAAGCCGGCCCAGACCGCCTTGCGGGCCATGGAAAACGTGTCCCTGATGCTCGCCTGCTCGCAGCTTGGCATCACGGTCTGCTCGCTGCTGATCCTGCAGGTTGCGGAACCCGCGATCCACCACCTGTTGGCGGTGCCGCTCGAAGCCGTGGGCATGCCGATGGAAATTGCCGACGTCGTCGCGTTTGCGGTCGCCCTGTTGGTTGTTACCTTCCTGCACGTCACGTTCGGCGAGATGGTTCCGAAGAACATCTCGGTTTCGGTTGCCGACAAGGCGGCCCTGCTGCTGGCTCCGCCGCTGATGTTCATCGCCGGGTTGGTGAAACCGGTAATCGTGGCCTTGAACTGGTCCGCGAACCACATCCTGAAGCTGATGCGGATTGAGCCGAAGGACGAAGTCACGTCCTCCTTCACGCTTGAGGAGGTGCAGTCCATCGTGCAGGAGTCCACGCGCCACGGCTTGGTGGATGACGACGCCGGGCTGATCACCGGCGCGCTGGAGTTCTCCGCGCAGACGGCGTCCCGCGTCATGGTGCCGCTGGAGAAGCTTGTGATGCTCAAGGCCGCCACCACGCCGGCGGAGTTCGAGAAGGCCGTGAGCCGGACGGGGTTCTCCCGTTTTCCCATGCTCGACGACGACGGGATGCTGTCCGGCTACCTCCACATCAAGGATGTGCTGTCCATACCGGACGGGGCGTACCACCAGCCCATCGCGGAAAGCCGCATCCGTTCGCTGGCAAACCTGGCGATGGACGACGAGATCGAGGAAGCGATGTCCGTCATGCAGCGGACCGGCTCACACCTGGCGCGCGTGATCGGACCTGACGGCAAAACCCAGGGTGTCCTGTTCCTCGAGGACGTCATCGAGGAACTCGTCGGTGAGATCCGGGACGCCACGCAGGCCACCGGTTATCGAAGGCTCGGACAGGACTAG